The genomic window ttattaaaatttgactAAAGATTATTCTTTGATAAAGATTAGTATATTTGAACTTTCTAAactatttgaataaaaaaagatgaacaagATTAGAGTTTGGTGGAGAAGATTAGAGTTGTATATTGTATATGATTTGCGAGAAAGAGAGACCAAATAAATTTGACCAATTATTCTTATGTGAAACAAGTaacaaatcataaacaaaagtctgaaatcaaagaaaataccCCTAGTACTCTAGTAgtatataatttaaacaaatacaGAATGTTATCATACAATTTATTCGAAGCAATTGGAGAACAATGATAAACATGTAAAGTTGATAAGTGAAACAACAGAAGAGAACGTGATCCAACATAATCTGATGTACACAGTAcagtaaatataaatatggTAGACGAAAATTGTGACGAGTCCAATAAAAGGATTATTAATGTATAATGGTACACATTTCTTTCTCCAACTTCCTTCTCTTCCCTGCATAAATACCATCTTCCCTTGTCtgcaaaatatgaaaaaacttTCAGATACATATCTTTCTTGCTTTCTTAATTCTCTctcaaaaaactaaaactaaaactcaCTTCTTGGTATAATGAAGGTAAAGCTTGAATCCTTTTAGATGCATCAGCCAAGCGTTTCCGTGGCATATGGTTCTCACCAGCCGAGAAGTTTTCAGAAACCTATCACAAATAAGGAGACGCTTCTTAAGAGTTTGGGTTGGGTGTGACTCAAACAGATTGTTTTTTACTAATCACATGTCTAAGACATCACAGATGTTCAAGGGATTACCTGTTTTCGGATAGCTCCGGTCAATAGGCCTTGACATCCTGATGCGTACACAAGTTGTAACTTTGGACATTGTAGCACCAGACTCTCCGGATGCAAATTACTGCATAAGTTCAAGTTCAAGTCCATGAGCTCTGGGCAGTTTAGGAACAAAGCCTGCATCAAAAGATCGAAACTATGAGAAGATGGTATTAAGGTTTGAACTTGTTTAGAGAGCATTGATGAGAGGAATCTCACGTCCAAACTGGAGCATCCCCACAAACTAAGTTTCTTCAGCCGTTTATGTTTGATAAACATCTTTTGATTGTAGCCTGGTGTTTTATGTGGACTTGGATTCTCTACAAAGGTCGGATTATCTGAGTTGGGATCAGAGACAGTCATGCCACAATCCATCAGCTCAAGAAGGGGCAATTGAGCAGTAGCAAATTGAATGCCACCTACGAGAATATTCATTATAATAGAAATGAGAAACCAGGGGATAATCtcataaaatataatacatATGCAAACCAAAGATCAAGAATTTACTTGATGTAATGTTGGGACAAAGAGCAACAAGTAATTTTGAGAGTGTATCAGGTAAGACATCGCAGATCATCCCGAGGCCAGTATCAGTAATGCTGgaactaaaaccaacaaaaaatcatgTCTCAGAAAAACGCTCTTCATGTGTACTATTCTGAAACCTCTAGAAATATAGACAGGATATACTGAACGAGAACAAAACATACCCACTCAGATCAAGCAGTTCAAGGTTTTTGTAACCTGAGGAAATGGCAGCTACAGATGCATCAGTGATATTTATTCCAAGAACTAGCGAGAGCATTCTCAAATACCTGGATAAAAAGGAAACTGACATCAATCACTAAGAACAACTGCTCTCAAATGAAAATAGTGGACTAAATGTGcataagaaacaaacaaaaccaagctATAAATAGAGGTATTTGACAAACCTGAAATTCACAGCAGTAAGAGAAAGTACAACAGTATGTGAAAGCTTCAAAGAGGCTATATGGATGTTCTGCAATCTAGTGCAAGTCCTTCCCAAACCATCAACCATTGTTACAAGATCAGTTGAATCATCTTCTTGGCGAGAAAATTCAAGTGATATTTCCGTAAGATTTGGACAGTTGAAGAtctgacaaaacaaaatatattgcAGTTTAGATTTGCAAATTCTCTTCCTGAGCTATAAAAATGGGAGAAAAAGGGAACTTCAATTACCATCTTTGAGAGAGAATGAAGATCCGAGAGCCAAAGAGTGGAGAGGCTTGATGAAGAGAGGGAAAATCCTCCCAAATTGGAACATCCTTCCATCTTAAGGCTTGTTAGTCCTCGTTTATTAGCAACAAACCGACTCAGCTCATCCCTATTCAGACAAATAGACCATTGAACAATCAAAGACAGATCCACAGAAGAACAAACAACTATTATTAAGTCGTCCAAAACCATAAAGCCCCTCAGAAGCAAATCAATGATAAATCTCTGCAAAATGACAGCTTAAGACAGATGAATGTATAGTAAACAGAACCAACAATTTCTACAATTCATGACATGATCACatatcaaactcaaaaatctGAAACTCGAACAAGACTATTTACCCAGAAATCCTATTGACAGCTGCACCCGAAGTTGTAATCTCCAAAACCTCCAGGTTAGGACAAGAAAATGCAATGCAAGCCAGAGTCGTCGCGTCAAAATCACTGCAGGGCAAGCAAATCCAATCAGAAACATGTATTGTCACAATAAATTGCAA from Arabidopsis thaliana chromosome 3, partial sequence includes these protein-coding regions:
- the FBL17 gene encoding RNI-like superfamily protein (FBL17; FUNCTIONS IN: ubiquitin-protein ligase activity; INVOLVED IN: generative cell mitosis, seed development, embryo development, ubiquitin-dependent protein catabolic process, pollen development; LOCATED IN: chloroplast; EXPRESSED IN: 21 plant structures; EXPRESSED DURING: 12 growth stages; CONTAINS InterPro DOMAIN/s: F-box domain, cyclin-like (InterPro:IPR001810); Has 1738 Blast hits to 1195 proteins in 149 species: Archae - 0; Bacteria - 27; Metazoa - 733; Fungi - 89; Plants - 663; Viruses - 0; Other Eukaryotes - 226 (source: NCBI BLink).), with the protein product MQPQPHISPNTATAAISAALESQRSRKNRGSYNCGRCGQPKKGHVCLLTAPPDIPTTPIASEPVSCISAAASSSRSTVLSLTAAPSSRQTFTHLRRALSFDDVDARNSLDESDLDAASMDLDLQLDTDIVQPGRFHAVGLWEVLKRLPPSSLLMAARVCKGWRETSRKMWKAAEELRIRVPERAQIGYIGSLLQKCPRLIRLSLKIESDFDATTLACIAFSCPNLEVLEITTSGAAVNRISGDELSRFVANKRGLTSLKMEGCSNLGGFSLSSSSLSTLWLSDLHSLSKMIFNCPNLTEISLEFSRQEDDSTDLVTMVDGLGRTCTRLQNIHIASLKLSHTVVLSLTAVNFRYLRMLSLVLGINITDASVAAISSGYKNLELLDLSGSSITDTGLGMICDVLPDTLSKLLVALCPNITSSGIQFATAQLPLLELMDCGMTVSDPNSDNPTFVENPSPHKTPGYNQKMFIKHKRLKKLSLWGCSSLDALFLNCPELMDLNLNLCSNLHPESLVLQCPKLQLVYASGCQGLLTGAIRKQVSENFSAGENHMPRKRLADASKRIQALPSLYQETREDGIYAGKRRKLEKEMCTIIH